The Lepeophtheirus salmonis chromosome 1, UVic_Lsal_1.4, whole genome shotgun sequence genome has a segment encoding these proteins:
- the LOC121129639 gene encoding mediator of RNA polymerase II transcription subunit 20: MGVTSLLIYPLPQDKTAPQTIDLIQKRILNLGAVHTGQFLVDCETYINTTVPSKVLHVLHNSEQPATVFSILESPGKHSVSFTSDTLFDLLLLKLSNIYSKKSKIESKGHRFEIGDFLVKLGVVSSAGSFKGILIEVEYLPCSVISSSWNLIVEFMQGFLGSTVPTEIPSCIKSKESPGEMFSPLDTIQLYLEHFGILRKVTTNLAAGPQMTGTSVSSTAPSSSSSSSLTTSQLRPQTTSSPKVQVSQ, translated from the coding sequence ATGGGTGTGACGTCTCTCCTCATTTATCCTCTTCCACAGGATAAAACCGCCCCTCAAACCATCGATCTCATTCAGAAGAGAATCCTTAACTTGGGTGCTGTCCATACGGGACAATTCCTCGTGGATTGTGAGACCTACATCAACACAACAGTTCCATCTAAAGTCCTCCACGTTCTTCATAATTCTGAGCAACCTGCCACTGTATTCTCCATACTTGAGTCTCCTGGAAAACATTCTGTGTCCTTCACTTCAGACACTCTCTTTGACCTCCTCCTTCTTAAACTCTCAAACATCTattccaaaaaatccaaaattgaatCCAAGGGACACCGTTTCGAAATTGGAGATTTCCTTGTCAAACTAGGTGTTGTGTCATCTGCTGGATCCTTCAAAGGCATTCTTATTGAAGTGGAGTATCTCCCTTGCTCCGTTATCTCCTCTTCCTGGAATTTGATTGTGGAGTTTATGCAGGGATTCTTAGGATCCACTGTACCTACAGAAATCCCTTCATGTATCAAGAGCAAAGAGTCCCCTGGAGAAATGTTCTCTCCTCTGGAtacaattcaattatatttagaacATTTTGGAATTCTGAGAAAAGTAACTACTAATTTGGCTGCTGGTCCTCAAATGACCGGAACTAGTGTTTCCTCTACTGCCCCATCCTCTTCTTCATCCTCATCTCTAACAACATCACAGTTACGTCCTCAAACTACTTCTTCCCCTAAGGTTCAAGTTAGTCAGTAA
- the LOC121129626 gene encoding uncharacterized protein has protein sequence MVASISDVESFHRSVLDLRRDPGSECKKSAVEKGLSALNPNSLSQSKSLVSDLEWILETFSTSTSLIKTILNFLEKICEHNEEFRIFLRDSSNLMDLSMKFLSKYHSLKALRLIQYLVLGWKVGGPDLPKLEKLVQYVMKYITDGDREMTAPSVFILVCLYQLDFTIDNILIQEDVEYLFIQKQRDPKLQVLIKMLHYSISRSIFIDKALSENEGNDKQDNYVLIIIDAFCTAYADEDILTMRLFTEILKSITRETKNKSNIEGLYTLNLVRRINHIADFGEGSTLISNECMFEFLRRFLMMSWDYNKEAFNLIIKLISQRLESCLKSPLIETILCLQDVLGKDAEAVAISSESQTNGIVSKLLKLISSNKIDRMERLAVLRVLRTISKPDFNWSEYIVSKLPSPINFINSQIELIFDKDRSIPCVSVMLVDLILFCKELNDVNWKKIVEDVLLKNEHVIQSLRNCLNDFCHPSITKDIFLSTSNELLNTVHEEKNDDYTSKPRNLDLYGPVTGIFEDKIDSTVDFIRKSIENNKFGNISSSSVELFELGNFLKDTADHKLEILQHSLEVAEKTIDLENIRIVQVESQVKEFTHALSRMDELYNNKKVEINEIDSELESLESNSFSLKNEMRVALDKKIKEHEELEKNYEKLSSKALKYKDDVEALQETIQEHFKVQAELQENLKSEKKLNSDMVATLEKQEEKLKKKDRALNVESNTRQLIEKEIETLKKDYKSQLGLSKRQLDKKDKQIAEKREEINSMKEIQNQILKLSKLHSAKS, from the exons atggtcGCAAGTATCTCAGACGTGGAATCTTTTCATCGATCCGTTCTTGATCTTAGGAGAGATCCAGGGTCCGAATGCAAGAAGTCGGCTGTGGAGAAAGGACTCAGT GCCTTGAATCCTAATTCTCTCTCTCAGAGCAAATCCCTTGTTTCTGACTTGGAATGGATTTTAGAGACATTCTCAACCTCTACATCCCTGATTAAAaccattttaaactttttagaaaagatttgTGAGCATAATGAAGAATTTCGAATATTCCTTCGAGATTCTTCCAATCTTATGGATTTGTCTATGAAATTCCTATCCAAGTACCATTCCTTGAAGGCTTTACGTTTAATTCAATATCTCGTACTGGGATGGAAAGTGGGTGGTCCCGATTTGCCAAAATTAGAAAAGCTAGTACAATATGTTATGAA GTACATAACTGATGGGGATAGAGAGATGACAGCTCCAAGTGTTTTTATTCTTGTATGTCTCTACCAATTGGATTTTACTATTGATAATATTCTAATTCAAGAGGACGTGGAGTAtcttttcatacaaaaacaaAGAGATCCTAAGCTACAg GTTTTAATTAAGATGCTACATTATAGCATAAGTCGATCCATATTCATAGACAAAGCCCTTTCAGAAAATGAGGGAAATGATAAGCAAGATAATTATGTTCTGATTATAATTGATGCATTTTGCACTGCATATGCAGATGAAGATATATTAACGATGAGGCTATTCACTGAGATTTTGAAAAGTATCAcaagagaaacaaaaaacaaaagtaacaTTGAAGGTTTGTATACACTCAATTTAGTCAGAAGGATTAATCATATCGCGGATTTCGGAGAAg GTTCAACTCTCATCTCTAATGAGTGCATGTTTGAGTTTCTTCGCCGTTTTTTAATGATGTCATGGGACTATAATAAAGAGgcgtttaatttaattataaaattgatttcccAACGTTTGGAGTCATGTCTGAAAAGTCCCTTAATCGAAACAATTCTTTGTCTGCAGGATGTTCTTGGAAAAGATGCTGAAGCTGTTGCTATTAGCAGTGAGAGTCAAACGAATGGAATTGTATCTAAACTACTAAAGTTAATTTCATCCAATAAAATTGATCGCATGGAGCGACTAGCAGTTCTAAGAGTCCTTCGAACGATATCAAAGCCTGATTTTAATTGGAGTGAATATATAGTGTCTAAACTTCCAAGtccaatcaattttattaactCACAAATAGAGCTTATATTTGATAAGGATCGGAGTATTCCTTGTGTTTCAGTTATGTTAGTAGACTTAATATTGTTTTGTAAGGAACTTAATGACGTCAATTGGAAGAAAATTGTGGAGGACGTTCTTCTGAAAAATGAACATGTAATTCAGAGTTTGAGGAATTGCTTAAATGATTTCTGCCATCCAAGTATCACAAAAGACATCTTTCTTTCTACTTCAAATGAGTTATTAAACACTGTTCATGAAGAGAAAAATGACGACTACACATCTAAACCCCGCAATTTAGATTTATATGGACCCGTCACTGGTATTTTTGAGGATAAAATTGACTCTACTGTTGATTTTATACGAAAAAGCATCGAAAacaacaaa tttGGAAATATATCTTCTTCATCGGTTGAGTTATTTGAATTAGGGAATTTTCTAAAAGATACGGCTGACCACAAATTGGAAATTCTTCAACACTCCCTAGAAGTAGCTGAGAAGACtattgatttagaaaatattcGTATTGTCCAAGTGGAGTCTCAAGTGAAGGAATTTACTCATGCTTTGAGTCGAATGGATgagctttataataataaaaaagtagaaataaatgaaatagatAGCGAGTTAGAATCCTTGGAGTCAAATTCATTCagtctaaaaaatgaaatgagagtT GCGCTTGATAAAAAGATTAAAGAACATGAGGAACTTGAGAAAAACTATGAAAAGTTAAGTTCAAAGGCACTCAAATATAAAGACGATGTGGAAGCACTTCAAGAGACGATACAGGAGCATTTTAAAGTTCAAGCTGAACtccaagaaaatttgaaatcggAAAAGAAACTTAATTCAG ATATGGTAGCTACATTggaaaaacaagaagaaaaattaaagaaaaaagatcgTGCCCTAAATGTAGAGAGTAACACGAGACAACTTATTGAGAAGGAGATAGAAACTCTAAAAAAAGACTACAAATCTCAACTTGGTCTCTCAAAAAGACAATTAGACAAAAAGGATAAACAAATTGCCgaaaaaagggaagaaataaattcaatgaaggaaattcaaaatcaaatattaaaattatctaaactACATTCCGCCAAAAGCTGA